One Ricinus communis isolate WT05 ecotype wild-type chromosome 1, ASM1957865v1, whole genome shotgun sequence DNA window includes the following coding sequences:
- the LOC107260952 gene encoding uncharacterized protein LOC107260952, producing the protein MASSSSSAPAAPTFNGSLYHLWSVKMKTYLKSQGLWKVVETDEDPPTLRPNPIVAQLRDYEEQLLRKDKALTCIHSSLADHIFTSIMDLETPKAVWDYLKESFEGTDRVKPVKLLMLNREFELLKMKNDELVKDYSSRMMDLVNQIRLYGEALPYQRVVEKIMVSVPRKFEAKISAIEESCDLQRLTVDELTSKLVAQEQRSLMRDEETTEGAFFVSHKGKKPNSRNRRGTSYKNRAPENSSSKQGKLPPCSICKKTNHAEKDCWYKDGEKPKYKCSSCNKIGHTEKFCRAKKA; encoded by the coding sequence atggcttcaagtagcTCATCAGCTCCAGCAGCTCCTACCTTCAACGGATCACTTTATCATTTGTGGTCGGTGAAGATGAAAACTTACCTCAAATCTCAAGGTCTATGGAAAGTGGTTGAGACAGATGAAGATCCTCCCACTCTCAGGCCAAATCCAATAGTAGCTCAGCTCAGAGACTATGAAGAACAGCTCCTTAGGAAAGATAAAGCCTTGACTTGCATCCACTCAAGCTTGGCAGATCATATTTTCACCAGCATCATGGACCTGGAAACACCCAAAGCTGTTTGGGATTACCTCAAAGAGAGCTTTGAAGGCACAGACCGAGTGAAACCTGTGAAGCTCTTGATGCTCAATAGAGAATTTGAGCTGCTCAAGATGAAGAATGACGAGCTAGTGAAAGATTATTCATCAAGAATGATGGATCTTGTAAACCAAATTAGGCTGTATGGTGAAGCTCTACCTTATCAGAGAGTGGTGGAGAAGATTATGGTCAGCGTACCAAGAAAATTTGAAGCTAAAATTTCAGCTATTGAAGAGTCATGTGATTTGCAGAGGCTAACAGTAGATGAGCTCACTAGCAAATTAGTAGCTCAAGAACAAAGAAGCTTAATGAGAGATGAAGAGACAACTGAAGGtgctttctttgtttctcATAAAGGAAAGAAGCCAAACAGCAGAAATAGAAGAGGTACTAGCTACAAAAATCGAGCTCCAGAAAATTCGAGCTCAAAACAGGGCAAGCTTCCTCCTTGCTCCATTTGCAAGAAAACAAACCATGCTGAAAAAGATTGTTGGTACAAAGATGGTGAAAAACCAAAGTATAAATGCAGCTCTTGCAACAAGATTGGCCACACCGAGAAGTTTTGCAGAGCTAAGAAAGCTTAA
- the LOC8276820 gene encoding SNF1-related protein kinase regulatory subunit beta-1 isoform X2, whose product MGNVNGREEGGGDEDGSNSNAIQSASSDSMPNALTVNNHHHHHHHHHLTNNTNNNTPPHSPARSSSPLLFAPQVPVAPLQRVDGPPFLNQMRRTESPAVVDYPSENGIPTIISWNYGGNEVFVEGSWDNWMSRKLLHRSDGEWRYIPDLPFVADEMGRICNLLDVDDYVPENLDSVAGFEAPQSPDSTYSQSFPTEEDFAKEPLVVPQQLHLTVLGVENQNEVSSSKPQHVVLNHLFIEKGWASHSLVALGLTHRFESKYVTVVLYKPHKR is encoded by the exons ATGGGGAATGTAAACGGGAGAGAAGAGGGAGGAGGAGATGAAGATGGATCCAATTCCAATGCAATCCAATCAGCTTCTTCAGATTCCATGCCAAATGCTTTAACAGTTaacaatcatcatcatcatcatcatcatcatcatcttacaaataatactaataataatacgCCTCCTCACAGCCCTGCTCGCTCTTCTTCCCCTCTCTTGTTTGCTCCTCAG GTTCCTGTAGCTCCCTTGCAGAGAGTTGATGGGCCACCTTTCTTAAATCAAATGCGGCGCACTGAATCTCCTGCTGTTGTCGACTATCCTTCTGAAAATGGAATTCCTACTATTATCTCCTGGAATTATGGGGGTAATGAAGTATTTGTTGAAGGATCTTGGGACAACTGGATGTCAAG GAAACTATTGCACAGATCTG ATGGGGAATGGAGATATATACCAGATCTTCCTTTTGTAGCTGATGAAATGGGCCGCATTTGTAATCTTCTTGATGTTGAT GATTATGTGCCGGAAAACCTGGACAGTGTGGCTGGGTTTGAAGCGCCACAGTCCCCAGACTCTACATACAGTCAGTCATTTCCGACAGAAGAAGACTTTGCGAAGGAACCATTAGTGGTTCCACAACAGCTCCATCTTACTGTCCTAGGTGTGGAGAATCAAAATGAAGTTTCTTCATCGAAGCCTCAACATGTGGTGCTTAACCACCTCTTTATAGAGAAAGGATGGGCATCTCATTCTCTGGTTGCTCTGGGACTGACTCATAGGTTTGAATCCAAATATGTCACCGTTGTTCTTTATAAGCCACACAAAAGGTAG
- the LOC8276820 gene encoding SNF1-related protein kinase regulatory subunit beta-1 isoform X1 gives MGNVNGREEGGGDEDGSNSNAIQSASSDSMPNALTVNNHHHHHHHHHLTNNTNNNTPPHSPARSSSPLLFAPQVPVAPLQRVDGPPFLNQMRRTESPAVVDYPSENGIPTIISWNYGGNEVFVEGSWDNWMSRKLLHRSGKDHSILLVLPSGVYHYNFIVDGEWRYIPDLPFVADEMGRICNLLDVDDYVPENLDSVAGFEAPQSPDSTYSQSFPTEEDFAKEPLVVPQQLHLTVLGVENQNEVSSSKPQHVVLNHLFIEKGWASHSLVALGLTHRFESKYVTVVLYKPHKR, from the exons ATGGGGAATGTAAACGGGAGAGAAGAGGGAGGAGGAGATGAAGATGGATCCAATTCCAATGCAATCCAATCAGCTTCTTCAGATTCCATGCCAAATGCTTTAACAGTTaacaatcatcatcatcatcatcatcatcatcatcttacaaataatactaataataatacgCCTCCTCACAGCCCTGCTCGCTCTTCTTCCCCTCTCTTGTTTGCTCCTCAG GTTCCTGTAGCTCCCTTGCAGAGAGTTGATGGGCCACCTTTCTTAAATCAAATGCGGCGCACTGAATCTCCTGCTGTTGTCGACTATCCTTCTGAAAATGGAATTCCTACTATTATCTCCTGGAATTATGGGGGTAATGAAGTATTTGTTGAAGGATCTTGGGACAACTGGATGTCAAG GAAACTATTGCACAGATCTGGTAAGGATCATTCTATTCTACTGGTCCTTCCATCAGGTGTTTACCATTATAATTTCATTGTAGATGGGGAATGGAGATATATACCAGATCTTCCTTTTGTAGCTGATGAAATGGGCCGCATTTGTAATCTTCTTGATGTTGAT GATTATGTGCCGGAAAACCTGGACAGTGTGGCTGGGTTTGAAGCGCCACAGTCCCCAGACTCTACATACAGTCAGTCATTTCCGACAGAAGAAGACTTTGCGAAGGAACCATTAGTGGTTCCACAACAGCTCCATCTTACTGTCCTAGGTGTGGAGAATCAAAATGAAGTTTCTTCATCGAAGCCTCAACATGTGGTGCTTAACCACCTCTTTATAGAGAAAGGATGGGCATCTCATTCTCTGGTTGCTCTGGGACTGACTCATAGGTTTGAATCCAAATATGTCACCGTTGTTCTTTATAAGCCACACAAAAGGTAG